A section of the Paenibacillus aurantius genome encodes:
- a CDS encoding MGH1-like glycoside hydrolase domain-containing protein: MQLDQELKAGRKSLRTVPGGLLLGPTGARLWADYVEARPGFAGRFDFIHKVNIPLLFTVTANGREWLLDTAESEWMPSQLHLSCTNDYFTFSETKFISWDDCAVSCQTWTNPGERELVLKLAVDPSFQSSGPNGMRGGFDVPHHSFDLDAVVLASEPALLHEKGWKVAPGDSVSFVIAAALGIRSEDKEETLRERALHYARPGRALSSVREEQRIDYQAWFDKAPRFQCSDPLINRTWIYRWFVLRHNLSDPRYGLLQHPFFCEGRSHKKSKAPYSKGGWEFSKLINLSVPLHLSDARWYPDLSACEGAIRNMQNHPDENGMYSCLMVDERMHSFANFLCWAAYRLYLVHRNESFMREALPGLKRQISSWKEVYGNERDDLMTEYWHTRTGKEYQPSYWYFHDYPRNPKDRETYTHVKRVDRTVYHYLNVLGVARLCEAFGDADADTYKQMAERIKKDVLELMWDNETDFFYDLHYQTDEKALVKNIVGFYPAWAEILDERHDGLIPHLLNPAEFATRCPFPTVSADSTAYSREGGWFGQFVKGRNGCMWNGPAWPYTNSIVLDALARESRRHQHAYDEAFGRALREYSFLHFRDRDLNQPGLVEHYNSATGEPLSDEQEYNHSYYLDLVISHVAGLSVESDKLVFDPLDIGLDYFELEGVKAAGHTLRIVYGRPGHHRFPEGVEAGYRVYLDGELAYSSDRLARTELSIPKS; this comes from the coding sequence TTGCAGCTTGATCAGGAGTTAAAAGCGGGCAGGAAATCGCTCCGGACCGTTCCGGGCGGTTTGCTGCTCGGTCCGACAGGGGCCCGTCTCTGGGCGGATTATGTGGAAGCGCGGCCCGGCTTCGCCGGCCGGTTTGATTTTATCCACAAGGTGAACATTCCGCTCCTGTTTACGGTAACGGCGAACGGCCGGGAATGGCTGCTGGATACGGCGGAGAGCGAATGGATGCCGAGCCAGCTGCACTTGTCCTGCACGAACGATTATTTTACCTTCTCGGAAACGAAATTCATCAGCTGGGACGATTGCGCGGTCTCCTGCCAAACGTGGACTAACCCGGGGGAAAGGGAGCTCGTGCTCAAGCTGGCGGTAGATCCGTCCTTCCAGTCTTCCGGTCCCAACGGGATGCGCGGCGGCTTCGATGTTCCTCACCACAGCTTCGACCTGGATGCGGTTGTGCTGGCGAGTGAACCGGCCCTGCTTCACGAGAAAGGCTGGAAGGTTGCCCCGGGTGATAGCGTCTCGTTCGTGATTGCCGCGGCTCTGGGGATCCGTTCCGAGGATAAGGAAGAGACTCTTCGGGAACGGGCTCTCCATTATGCCAGGCCAGGGCGGGCCTTGTCTTCCGTGAGAGAGGAGCAAAGGATAGACTACCAAGCCTGGTTCGATAAAGCCCCGCGCTTTCAGTGCAGCGACCCGCTGATTAACCGCACCTGGATCTACCGGTGGTTTGTGCTGCGTCACAATTTATCGGATCCCCGGTACGGCCTGCTTCAGCATCCCTTCTTCTGCGAAGGGCGCTCGCACAAGAAGAGCAAGGCCCCCTATTCCAAAGGGGGGTGGGAATTCAGCAAGCTGATCAATCTATCCGTTCCGCTTCACTTGTCGGATGCCCGGTGGTATCCGGATCTTTCCGCCTGTGAAGGTGCCATTCGGAATATGCAGAATCACCCGGATGAGAACGGCATGTACAGCTGTCTTATGGTGGACGAGAGGATGCATTCCTTCGCGAACTTTCTGTGCTGGGCGGCTTACCGGCTCTATCTGGTTCATCGCAATGAGAGCTTTATGAGAGAAGCCCTCCCCGGTTTGAAGAGACAAATCTCCAGTTGGAAAGAGGTTTACGGCAATGAGCGGGACGACCTGATGACCGAATACTGGCATACCCGCACAGGAAAGGAATACCAGCCGAGCTACTGGTACTTTCACGATTACCCGAGAAATCCGAAGGACCGGGAAACGTATACCCACGTCAAAAGGGTGGACCGTACCGTTTATCATTACCTTAACGTTCTAGGAGTGGCGAGACTATGTGAGGCGTTCGGCGACGCGGATGCCGACACCTACAAGCAGATGGCGGAACGGATCAAAAAGGATGTCCTGGAGCTGATGTGGGACAACGAAACCGACTTTTTCTACGATCTGCACTATCAGACCGACGAGAAAGCATTGGTCAAGAACATCGTCGGCTTCTACCCCGCTTGGGCGGAAATACTGGACGAGCGGCATGATGGGCTGATCCCTCATCTGCTGAACCCTGCGGAATTCGCGACCCGATGTCCCTTTCCTACGGTCTCGGCGGACAGCACGGCCTATTCCCGGGAGGGAGGCTGGTTCGGCCAGTTCGTTAAAGGACGCAACGGCTGCATGTGGAACGGCCCTGCTTGGCCCTACACGAATTCCATTGTCCTGGATGCTCTTGCACGGGAAAGCCGGCGCCATCAGCATGCGTATGACGAAGCCTTCGGCCGGGCGTTGAGGGAATATTCCTTTCTGCACTTCCGGGACCGCGATTTAAACCAGCCCGGTCTGGTTGAGCATTATAACAGCGCAACGGGAGAGCCGCTTAGTGATGAACAGGAGTATAACCACTCCTATTACCTTGACCTTGTTATCTCTCACGTTGCCGGACTATCCGTGGAAAGCGACAAGCTGGTCTTCGATCCGCTCGACATCGGATTGGATTACTTTGAGCTTGAGGGGGTGAAGGCAGCCGGACATACTTTGCGCATCGTGTACGGCAGGCCGGGGCATCACCGGTTTCCGGAGGGAGTGGAAGCGGGATACCGGGTGTATCTGGATGGGGAGCTTGCCTATAGCTCGGACCGGCTGGCCCGGACGGAGCTGTCTATACCAAAATCCTAA
- a CDS encoding alpha/beta hydrolase family protein, whose protein sequence is MGLAKWETVQVNTFDVRGQLPLYVEEAARAAAEAGARKRDAIVDPEALKARQQYIRESLERSLGGFPSSDHPLRPVVTGETKGNGFRVENLIFESRPHVYVTGNFYIPDGRTAPGGAVLLLCGHREQAKHCDEYQTVCHYLVHAGLAVLAIDPVGQGERFGYYDPETGKAEVTSVWEHERVGRQCLTVGDNLARYMLHDAMRAVDYLLTRPEVDPTRIGVTGHSGGGTQTSLMMMADPRIACAAPGGFIMNRPYFRMTGKTQDAEQKWPGFSAMGLDHEDILVAMAPRPVLVLATTYDSVPIEAPRQVVESCRRFWTLHGRSEQLQLFEDADVHRFTIPLVRAAVAFFTRHLLGKSVVPSDGEIHLLEPEELWCTRSGQVIGEREGAHSVRDENRERLSEAAKLRSRPGEAEQRRRGVEWLRERVMYNRHPYPLNPRYYGAGENELLSATRTLWWSQKGIINMGYLFRDQTLQGAKLPVTVAVWEGGIHSLSAHEEWIVKTCQSGRTVLVANLTGVGPLLPYRNQPQDDPHHPFGVLDKHTDELMLLQDSMAALRTYDVLRAVELAAGLDEADGEDLHLYGSGRYALYTGLAALLEPKVRKVRMEDRLESLEEWAGRREYDMTDSLSFLLPGMLRYFDLPEMDGWLRNEGRLDS, encoded by the coding sequence GTGGGATTGGCCAAGTGGGAAACGGTTCAAGTCAATACGTTCGACGTCCGCGGCCAGCTGCCGCTCTATGTGGAGGAGGCGGCCCGGGCGGCGGCGGAAGCGGGGGCGCGGAAAAGGGACGCCATTGTGGATCCGGAAGCGCTGAAAGCCCGGCAGCAGTATATCCGGGAATCCCTGGAACGGTCGCTGGGGGGGTTCCCCTCCTCCGATCATCCCCTGCGACCGGTGGTCACCGGGGAAACCAAAGGCAATGGCTTTCGCGTCGAGAACCTTATCTTTGAATCGCGGCCGCATGTTTATGTGACAGGTAATTTCTATATCCCAGATGGCCGGACGGCGCCGGGAGGGGCGGTGCTGCTCCTGTGCGGACACCGGGAACAGGCGAAGCATTGTGACGAATACCAGACCGTCTGCCACTATCTGGTCCACGCCGGTCTTGCGGTTCTGGCGATCGATCCGGTCGGCCAAGGGGAACGCTTCGGTTACTATGACCCCGAAACCGGCAAAGCGGAGGTTACCAGCGTATGGGAGCACGAACGGGTGGGCCGCCAGTGCTTGACGGTGGGCGATAATCTCGCCCGTTATATGCTGCATGACGCCATGCGGGCGGTTGATTACTTGCTCACGCGTCCGGAGGTGGACCCGACCCGGATCGGCGTTACCGGGCATTCGGGAGGCGGAACCCAGACCTCCCTTATGATGATGGCGGACCCCCGGATCGCTTGCGCCGCACCGGGAGGGTTTATCATGAACCGCCCCTACTTCCGCATGACGGGAAAGACCCAGGACGCCGAGCAGAAATGGCCCGGCTTCTCGGCTATGGGCCTCGACCACGAAGACATTCTGGTAGCCATGGCGCCGCGTCCGGTTCTGGTGCTGGCCACTACCTACGATTCCGTTCCGATTGAAGCGCCGAGGCAGGTGGTCGAATCGTGCCGCCGGTTCTGGACGCTTCACGGGCGAAGTGAACAGCTTCAGCTGTTCGAGGATGCGGATGTGCACCGGTTCACCATTCCGCTTGTTAGAGCGGCGGTTGCCTTCTTCACCCGGCATCTTCTTGGGAAATCGGTTGTTCCTTCCGACGGGGAGATTCATCTGCTGGAGCCGGAGGAACTCTGGTGCACGAGGAGCGGGCAGGTTATCGGGGAACGGGAAGGGGCACACAGTGTACGGGACGAGAACCGGGAGCGGCTGTCCGAAGCGGCAAAACTAAGAAGCCGTCCGGGTGAAGCGGAGCAGCGTCGCAGGGGAGTGGAATGGCTAAGGGAACGAGTCATGTATAATCGGCATCCCTATCCTTTGAACCCCAGGTACTACGGCGCGGGAGAAAATGAACTCCTTAGCGCCACCCGTACCCTTTGGTGGAGCCAGAAGGGAATCATTAATATGGGCTATCTCTTCCGGGACCAAACCCTGCAGGGCGCGAAGCTTCCGGTTACCGTTGCGGTTTGGGAGGGAGGGATTCATTCCTTGTCCGCTCATGAAGAGTGGATCGTGAAAACCTGCCAGTCGGGCCGGACGGTCCTGGTGGCCAATCTAACGGGGGTCGGCCCGCTTCTCCCTTATCGCAACCAGCCTCAAGACGATCCGCATCACCCCTTCGGCGTGCTGGATAAGCATACCGACGAGCTGATGCTGCTCCAGGACAGCATGGCCGCTCTCCGTACCTATGATGTTCTGCGGGCGGTCGAGCTGGCGGCCGGATTGGACGAAGCGGATGGAGAAGACTTGCACCTGTACGGATCCGGACGTTATGCCCTATATACGGGGCTCGCCGCCTTGCTCGAACCGAAAGTCCGAAAGGTGCGGATGGAAGACCGTCTAGAGAGCCTGGAGGAATGGGCGGGCCGAAGGGAGTATGACATGACGGACTCCCTCAGCTTCCTGCTGCCCGGCATGCTGCGCTACTTCGACCTTCCCGAGATGGACGGCTGGCTGCGGAATGAGGGGCGATTGGACTCTTGA
- a CDS encoding AraC family transcriptional regulator, translated as MNWRIKKLSGDRFFETGFDIFINREEESFSLSQHTHDFIEISYVEEGSGYHYIEDQMIPTKRGDLFVIPIGTSHVFRPSSQDKQLVIYNCIFRPRLLETLASVITEDSKLHRFLYEPVKGPSPWLQFQDKYDQFLTIMYGMYSEFLKKCPHYEHLMLGQLVQILAMLQRYEGDGSLVPVQSNNLEDAVQYIHSQYAKSITVQHVAEYSYMSPSHFQRLFKKTTGVTFMQYLQNVRIQRCCELLKSTSIPIQEVANQVGYQDMKFFHALFRKKTGVTPRQYRQSSQSDDLHLASV; from the coding sequence ATGAATTGGCGAATCAAGAAGCTGAGCGGGGATCGATTTTTCGAAACAGGGTTCGATATCTTCATCAACCGGGAAGAAGAATCCTTTTCGCTTTCCCAGCATACCCACGATTTCATTGAAATCAGCTATGTGGAGGAAGGAAGCGGGTATCACTATATAGAGGATCAGATGATCCCAACCAAGCGGGGGGACCTGTTCGTCATTCCGATCGGGACCTCGCATGTCTTCCGGCCGTCCTCGCAGGATAAGCAGCTGGTGATTTACAATTGTATTTTTCGTCCCCGGCTGCTGGAGACATTGGCCAGCGTCATAACGGAGGACTCCAAGCTGCATCGTTTTCTGTATGAGCCGGTGAAGGGCCCTTCTCCCTGGCTTCAGTTTCAGGACAAGTACGATCAATTTCTGACGATTATGTACGGCATGTACAGCGAATTCCTGAAGAAATGCCCCCATTATGAACACCTTATGCTGGGACAGCTCGTACAAATCCTCGCGATGCTGCAGCGTTATGAAGGCGACGGAAGCCTGGTTCCGGTCCAGTCCAACAATTTGGAGGATGCCGTCCAGTACATACATAGTCAATACGCCAAGAGCATTACGGTTCAGCATGTGGCGGAATATTCGTATATGAGCCCGAGCCATTTTCAACGGTTGTTCAAGAAAACGACGGGTGTGACTTTCATGCAGTACCTCCAGAACGTCCGCATCCAGCGGTGCTGCGAGCTGCTGAAATCCACCTCGATCCCCATCCAGGAGGTGGCCAATCAAGTCGGCTACCAGGATATGAAATTCTTTCACGCCCTCTTCCGCAAAAAGACCGGCGTCACCCCCCGTCAATACCGGCAAAGCAGTCAAAGCGACGACCTTCATCTCGCCAGCGTTTAA
- a CDS encoding glycoside hydrolase family 28 protein, translating into MRMNQEVAPDPMPFEMLAVEVPVFPERTVSIADYGAVGDGMALNTEAIASAIRACSAAGGGTVLIPPGMWLTGPIRLESGIRLHAEAGAVVVFSKNRDDYPLIATSYEGLRTVRCLPALYGADLTNIAITGEGIFDGSGEVWRPVKRMKLTEGQWKRLIESGGYEEGGTWWPTEQSLKGSSLVKRLIQEKVTDPAAFEPARDHLRPTLVQFDRCTRVLLDGPTFRNSAAWNVHPWLCEHVTIRHVAIRNQWYAQNGDGLDLDSCRFAAIHDSLFDVGDDAICIKSGKDADGRELGRATEYVTIKNCQVYHGHGGFVIGSEMSGDVRKIHVSDCTFIGTDTGLRFKSTRGRGGVVEQIHIRNVRMKDIAKEAILFSSYYSGKYNSEETLPVTEETPVFRQFQISDTTCFGAGKAVLIKGLPEMPVQDVVFERVRITARTGVSCTYAKDIHFREASIIPEEGPDFTLADTEGVVVHS; encoded by the coding sequence ATGAGGATGAACCAAGAAGTCGCTCCAGACCCTATGCCGTTTGAGATGCTGGCCGTGGAGGTGCCGGTTTTTCCCGAACGGACGGTTTCCATTGCCGATTACGGAGCCGTCGGTGACGGAATGGCTCTGAATACCGAGGCCATCGCGTCTGCGATCCGAGCCTGTTCCGCCGCAGGAGGCGGGACGGTTCTTATTCCGCCGGGGATGTGGCTGACGGGTCCAATCCGGCTTGAGAGTGGAATCCGTCTCCATGCGGAGGCCGGCGCCGTGGTCGTGTTCAGCAAGAACCGGGACGATTATCCGCTTATCGCGACCAGCTACGAAGGGCTGCGCACCGTCCGCTGCCTACCCGCCCTTTATGGAGCGGATCTGACCAATATCGCCATAACCGGGGAAGGAATCTTTGACGGATCCGGCGAGGTGTGGAGGCCGGTTAAGCGCATGAAGCTGACTGAGGGGCAGTGGAAGCGGCTTATCGAATCCGGCGGGTACGAGGAAGGCGGAACCTGGTGGCCGACCGAGCAGTCGCTGAAGGGAAGCTCGCTAGTCAAACGGCTGATTCAGGAGAAAGTCACCGATCCGGCCGCCTTCGAACCGGCCCGCGACCATCTGCGCCCAACGCTCGTGCAGTTCGACCGCTGTACCCGGGTGCTGCTCGACGGTCCGACCTTCCGCAACTCGGCGGCATGGAATGTCCATCCCTGGCTGTGTGAGCATGTCACGATTCGCCACGTGGCCATCCGCAACCAATGGTATGCCCAGAATGGGGACGGCCTGGATCTGGATTCCTGCCGTTTCGCGGCCATTCACGATTCCCTCTTCGATGTAGGCGACGACGCCATCTGCATCAAGTCGGGAAAAGATGCGGATGGGAGGGAGCTTGGCAGGGCGACGGAATATGTAACAATAAAGAACTGCCAGGTGTATCACGGACACGGAGGATTTGTTATCGGCAGCGAAATGTCCGGAGATGTACGGAAGATTCACGTTTCGGACTGTACGTTTATCGGCACGGACACGGGGCTTCGCTTCAAGAGCACACGCGGCCGCGGGGGCGTAGTGGAACAAATCCATATCCGGAACGTCCGCATGAAAGACATCGCCAAAGAAGCCATTCTGTTCAGCTCCTATTATTCGGGCAAGTACAATTCCGAGGAGACGCTTCCGGTAACGGAAGAAACTCCGGTATTCCGGCAATTTCAAATCAGCGATACTACCTGTTTCGGTGCCGGTAAGGCCGTGCTTATTAAAGGTCTTCCGGAAATGCCGGTGCAGGATGTCGTTTTCGAACGCGTGCGGATAACGGCACGGACGGGAGTCTCCTGTACCTATGCCAAGGATATTCATTTTCGGGAGGCAAGCATCATTCCGGAAGAAGGACCGGACTTTACGCTGGCGGACACCGAGGGCGTTGTGGTACATTCCTAA
- a CDS encoding extracellular solute-binding protein: MLSSVMSLSLLAACSSGGGTTSPTDSAASNPSPAGTVAPVNPDELTANLTWFGLASQKDFEDRYGQYIKKKFPKLSITYINQTDQQKMEQVIASGTPLDMYLSSAGELREDWLPANMAQELDPLMKTHNVDISPIEPAYLEQVTIDKKHYLLPLSDNKFVMYYNKDIFDRFGVKYPWDGMTWDEALDLSKQLTRNEGGKQYIGLWMSPKHYIRVTQNSSNMVDAATNKATVNNDNWKFIFEKIFYNFTRDPGLQQRANEKWLAHADFNKDFLVGMYVYTSGWMNSADTSLAMNWDIAAVPQFKEYPGLNTQPYATYAGITSTSKNKDAAMEVLKYLISEEYQTIMSKRGVVTPLTTKSVRDAAFTDYPFAKSKNIKALFYGKPAPGRVMTEYDELVIEKAFDEDVVREIAKGKMDVNSALRKAEETSNKLIQEQLTKK, translated from the coding sequence ATGCTGTCCTCTGTGATGTCCCTGTCGTTATTGGCCGCTTGCAGCTCGGGGGGAGGAACGACCTCACCGACGGATTCGGCTGCATCCAATCCGTCCCCGGCCGGGACCGTAGCTCCGGTTAACCCCGACGAGCTGACCGCTAACTTGACCTGGTTCGGACTCGCGAGCCAGAAGGATTTTGAGGACCGGTACGGCCAGTACATCAAGAAGAAATTTCCTAAGCTCTCTATTACTTATATCAACCAGACCGATCAGCAGAAAATGGAACAGGTCATAGCCTCCGGTACCCCGCTCGACATGTATCTTTCTTCGGCCGGGGAGCTTAGAGAGGACTGGCTTCCGGCCAACATGGCCCAGGAATTGGACCCTTTAATGAAAACACACAATGTGGATATCAGCCCGATTGAGCCGGCTTATCTGGAACAGGTTACCATCGATAAGAAGCACTACCTGCTGCCTCTCAGCGACAATAAATTCGTGATGTATTATAACAAGGACATTTTCGACCGGTTCGGCGTCAAGTATCCGTGGGACGGCATGACATGGGACGAGGCCCTCGATCTTTCGAAGCAGTTGACCCGCAACGAAGGGGGCAAGCAGTATATCGGACTCTGGATGTCACCTAAGCATTACATTAGGGTTACCCAGAATTCATCCAATATGGTGGATGCCGCCACGAACAAGGCAACGGTCAATAACGACAACTGGAAATTCATTTTTGAGAAAATCTTCTATAACTTCACGCGAGATCCCGGCTTACAGCAGCGGGCCAACGAGAAATGGCTGGCTCATGCCGATTTCAACAAGGATTTCCTAGTCGGAATGTATGTCTACACCTCCGGATGGATGAACTCCGCGGACACGTCGCTCGCCATGAACTGGGATATTGCGGCCGTTCCCCAGTTTAAGGAGTACCCGGGTCTGAACACCCAGCCGTATGCCACCTATGCCGGGATCACCTCGACCTCAAAGAACAAGGATGCCGCTATGGAAGTCCTTAAATATCTGATCTCGGAAGAATACCAGACCATCATGTCCAAAAGAGGGGTGGTTACACCTCTTACCACCAAATCCGTACGGGATGCGGCCTTTACCGATTATCCTTTTGCCAAATCCAAAAACATCAAAGCCCTGTTCTACGGCAAGCCGGCTCCTGGACGGGTGATGACGGAATATGACGAGCTGGTTATCGAAAAAGCCTTCGACGAGGACGTTGTCAGGGAAATCGCCAAAGGAAAGATGGACGTCAACAGCGCCCTGCGGAAAGCGGAGGAAACCTCCAACAAGCTGATTCAGGAACAGCTAACCAAAAAATAA
- a CDS encoding sialidase family protein codes for MERFNGKLQQSEHDPGVTEALLPIRYEPDSHSANLLELDNGDLLCVWFSGSGEGNPDTNILMSRLPSGGDQWTEPVELAADLERSEQNPVVFQAPDGKVWLFHTSTEPHDQRTSRVVYRVSADQGYSWEPPAVLHEGPGLFLRHPVVAMSNGDWLLPCYYCKAGGHYSVVLVSSDEGKSWQEYEVAGSLHRVQMSVVEREDHTLYALFRSRQADRIYSSVSNDFGRTWSEPVKTVLPNNNSSVQLTRLAGDQLLLIYNDSTMERDQYRWVESKGEFRKKPLRTPLTVALSEDGGATWPYIKNVQLSDLEYKEKQTGYSYPSIIAASDGRIHAAYSYLRKAIKYVRFEPEWIKKDARTPV; via the coding sequence ATGGAACGATTTAATGGAAAGCTGCAGCAGTCCGAGCATGATCCGGGGGTAACGGAGGCGCTGCTGCCGATTCGGTACGAACCGGACAGCCATTCGGCGAATCTGCTTGAGCTTGACAACGGGGATCTGCTCTGTGTGTGGTTCTCCGGCAGCGGGGAAGGAAACCCGGATACGAATATTTTGATGTCCCGGCTGCCGTCGGGTGGCGACCAATGGACGGAACCGGTCGAGCTTGCCGCCGATCTGGAGCGTTCCGAGCAGAATCCGGTTGTATTTCAGGCTCCGGACGGCAAGGTCTGGCTGTTTCACACCTCCACGGAGCCCCATGATCAGCGGACCTCCCGTGTTGTCTACCGGGTGTCCGCCGATCAAGGTTATTCCTGGGAGCCTCCGGCCGTTCTGCATGAGGGACCGGGCTTGTTCCTGCGCCATCCGGTCGTTGCCATGAGCAACGGAGATTGGCTGCTTCCGTGCTATTATTGCAAAGCCGGCGGCCATTACAGCGTGGTGCTCGTCTCGTCTGACGAGGGGAAGTCCTGGCAGGAATATGAAGTGGCGGGAAGCCTGCACCGCGTCCAGATGAGCGTGGTGGAGAGGGAGGACCACACCTTGTATGCCCTCTTCCGCAGCCGCCAGGCCGACCGGATTTACAGCAGCGTATCGAACGACTTCGGAAGAACGTGGAGCGAACCGGTCAAAACGGTGCTGCCGAACAACAATTCCTCCGTCCAGCTGACACGCCTTGCCGGCGACCAACTCCTGCTGATCTATAATGATTCCACGATGGAAAGAGACCAGTACCGCTGGGTGGAGAGCAAAGGAGAGTTCCGCAAGAAACCGCTCCGGACGCCCCTGACCGTTGCTTTGTCGGAGGATGGGGGAGCAACCTGGCCCTATATCAAAAACGTGCAGCTTTCCGATCTGGAATACAAAGAAAAGCAGACCGGCTATTCCTACCCGTCGATTATCGCGGCAAGCGATGGACGAATTCACGCCGCCTATTCCTATTTGAGAAAGGCCATCAAATACGTCCGTTTTGAGCCCGAATGGATAAAAAAGGACGCCAGAACCCCCGTTTAA